In Sphingobacterium zeae, one genomic interval encodes:
- a CDS encoding FecR family protein, producing the protein MAKKIEDIYKNYLDGSINRVDLDRLLHHFERASDEQLEQLTALASIDIDQNQIDQPFASHIARIKQRLEDRLNQSDGLNQANKQPLRLRYKQQWWAAASILLVAGLATWFYLAQRVAPSDIAAPSVPTLYVKDKSGKEIAILPKTDSAWQIGEIAFSRIDSQTVKVTATGNTPSLQTIYTPNSDFRIILEDGTKITMNAASTLTFQVPFDAVKREVSLEGEGYFDVAHEAQRPFTVHAGAANVEVLGTVFNVRNYASDGQVTTSLLSGRIALNKSGTAQRIVLHPGETAITDHNGIHREKVAPKQVTAWTAGYFDYRDQSLRVILADLSRWYGVEVDTLPLPNDRSIYMKVQKNIPLQEMLNLLNEASGLHFQLNNKKISLKTMSKN; encoded by the coding sequence ATGGCAAAAAAAATAGAAGATATTTACAAGAACTATTTAGATGGAAGTATCAATCGTGTCGACCTCGATAGACTGCTCCACCATTTTGAACGTGCCAGCGACGAACAGCTCGAACAGCTCACTGCTTTGGCCTCGATCGATATTGACCAAAATCAAATCGATCAACCTTTTGCGTCCCATATCGCCCGTATCAAACAAAGATTGGAAGATAGGCTAAACCAATCAGATGGATTAAACCAAGCGAACAAACAACCGCTTCGTTTAAGATACAAACAGCAGTGGTGGGCTGCCGCTTCCATTCTACTGGTCGCTGGACTGGCCACCTGGTTTTACCTCGCACAGCGCGTGGCACCTTCCGATATTGCAGCACCATCAGTACCCACCTTATATGTGAAAGATAAGTCTGGCAAAGAAATCGCCATTTTACCAAAAACAGATTCGGCATGGCAGATCGGCGAAATCGCATTCTCCCGTATCGACAGTCAAACGGTAAAAGTCACCGCGACAGGAAATACCCCAAGTCTGCAAACCATCTATACCCCCAACTCCGACTTTAGGATTATTCTGGAAGATGGCACCAAGATTACGATGAATGCAGCATCTACCCTCACCTTTCAGGTTCCTTTTGATGCGGTCAAAAGAGAAGTTTCGCTCGAAGGAGAAGGCTATTTCGATGTAGCTCACGAGGCACAAAGACCATTTACCGTTCATGCTGGAGCCGCAAACGTCGAAGTACTGGGCACCGTTTTCAACGTACGAAATTATGCGAGCGACGGACAGGTCACCACATCACTGCTGTCCGGACGGATCGCTTTGAACAAATCCGGAACCGCTCAGCGCATTGTGCTGCATCCGGGTGAAACGGCCATCACCGACCACAATGGAATACATCGGGAGAAGGTAGCGCCAAAGCAAGTTACCGCCTGGACGGCAGGCTACTTTGACTACCGCGATCAGTCGCTCCGTGTCATCTTAGCTGATTTGTCCAGATGGTATGGCGTCGAAGTCGATACCCTCCCGCTACCTAACGACCGGTCGATCTATATGAAGGTCCAAAAAAATATACCATTACAGGAAATGCTGAATCTCTTAAATGAAGCTAGCGGCCTCCATTTTCAATTGAACAATAAAAAAATCAGCTTAAAAACCATGTCTAAAAACTAA
- a CDS encoding SusC/RagA family TonB-linked outer membrane protein, giving the protein MSYLTPKRPVFLRKYLSLVAGIALMSMIDPYELHAQQVQLNFKNADVKEVITSLSDRYGYEFVFDGNLLKSARPISANLKLSSVADALSILFKDQPFSYRLENKRIILYRKAASTNTQPVRGKVIDSLGNTIPGVSIHSLQDNSQTMSSGDGDFELNVANPADIQLSFSHVSFQEKVMRFSPDQIARPVRVMLSAKESMLNEIMITGYQRISKERSPGAYTMVNNDQLNKQINVDLVSALEGQVAGLTYIKNPTRSAADSPVLRGIGTYSNDVTTNPLIVVDDLPTELTLSDINPYDVESVTVLKDATAASIYGARAANGVIVVTTKRGKGQGVSVNFNVDQFITQKPDIAKMHYASTSDLIDYEIDVYNKERSRYANTESLFNYYGRLGSGSLKYYSPLYDLFRKESTGAISQQEREATINTWRNNDYIKEFTDNVWQNESRQRYNASMSQNSSKSNTFVSFNYDKGKGLVRHEKNEKFNLYLKSSFNVTKWLNATVGLNGTYGVNKETDGDYNNVFLQPRYTRIKDENGNLVYAPYVDLSSSVGPGSAINGETAEQIAANPNLKSTAFNVLEALGEGIESRKNLNLRAFTALRATIYKGLSFQTQFSYELGQTSRESFYDEDSYMMRVASNAMVSYNAATGVYTKNLPAGGRYYQFEAKRYNYTFRNQFNYDNTFGQYGQHQLTALAGFEMRQSHTPRPIQQLLVGYNPVTLTSTTIDWATLSKTGVSSYIYGGNVRLGDLNGGAQKETLHRYTSLYANAGYTYNNRYNLTGSIRVDQADLFGVDPKFKYRPLWSVGAGWNVSNEDFMKNSAWLNSLKLRATYGITGNVDQESSSYGTATWKSDKLFPYLQYLEQKSLPNPMLRWEKTATTNFGVDISILDNRLSATIDAYNRYSSDLLISAILDPTVGANSRVINNGALRNKGIEFNINGVWLKKKDLTASTQLVFSFNENKVEKVNGLTATAQSYVGSPSNYFFEGNSYNSIMAYRYAGMVNGYPYFLDQNGDSNVIFDENGTPTKINDINSPDALVNLGTLFPKYTGSINQRLRYKAFDLSAMFVFSGGHKLRKDAIDFASDKLTNAVLVNRWTAGAINDYPRLMVDYPDNLRSGASTLSKLWRYSDQQIVSADYVKLRNIAVGYQLPKQLAHKAGMQNVRLTAQVNNLWTWSAAGNEIDPESYSLNSGTRTLPLAKSFLMGLSLTF; this is encoded by the coding sequence ATGTCCTACCTAACCCCAAAGCGACCGGTATTTTTGCGGAAATACTTGAGTTTGGTCGCTGGAATTGCCTTGATGAGCATGATTGATCCGTACGAACTGCATGCACAACAAGTACAGTTAAATTTTAAAAATGCCGATGTCAAAGAAGTGATCACAAGCCTATCGGACCGCTACGGCTACGAATTTGTTTTTGACGGCAACCTGTTAAAATCAGCCCGCCCAATCAGTGCCAACCTCAAACTCTCGAGCGTTGCGGACGCGTTATCCATTTTGTTTAAGGATCAGCCCTTCAGTTACCGTCTGGAAAACAAGCGTATCATCCTTTATCGGAAAGCGGCATCCACCAATACTCAGCCTGTGCGCGGAAAGGTTATTGATAGCCTGGGCAATACCATTCCCGGCGTTTCAATCCACAGCCTACAGGACAATAGCCAGACGATGAGTTCCGGAGATGGCGATTTTGAACTGAATGTTGCCAACCCTGCAGACATCCAATTGTCTTTCAGCCACGTCTCTTTTCAAGAAAAAGTGATGCGTTTCAGTCCCGATCAAATTGCGCGGCCCGTGCGGGTCATGCTGAGCGCAAAAGAGTCTATGCTCAACGAAATTATGATCACAGGATATCAGCGCATCAGCAAAGAGCGTAGCCCTGGAGCGTATACCATGGTCAACAATGATCAGTTAAACAAACAGATCAACGTCGACTTAGTTTCCGCGCTCGAAGGCCAGGTAGCTGGACTGACCTATATCAAAAACCCTACGCGCTCTGCTGCAGATAGTCCCGTACTTCGCGGCATCGGCACCTATTCCAATGATGTCACCACCAATCCGCTTATCGTTGTAGACGACTTACCCACCGAGCTTACCCTGAGCGATATCAACCCCTATGACGTCGAGTCCGTTACCGTACTAAAAGACGCAACAGCAGCATCCATCTATGGCGCCCGGGCAGCCAATGGTGTTATTGTCGTCACCACTAAAAGAGGCAAAGGCCAAGGAGTTTCCGTCAACTTCAATGTCGATCAGTTCATCACGCAAAAACCGGATATCGCCAAGATGCATTACGCCAGCACTTCCGACCTGATCGACTATGAAATCGATGTGTACAATAAAGAACGATCGCGCTATGCGAATACCGAATCTTTGTTCAATTACTATGGAAGGTTGGGTAGTGGAAGTTTAAAATATTATTCCCCGTTGTACGATCTATTCCGTAAAGAATCTACCGGGGCCATTAGCCAGCAAGAACGCGAGGCGACGATCAATACCTGGCGCAACAACGATTATATTAAAGAGTTTACAGACAACGTCTGGCAGAATGAATCACGCCAACGGTATAACGCCAGCATGTCACAGAATTCGTCCAAAAGCAACACCTTTGTTTCATTCAACTACGATAAAGGAAAAGGTCTAGTACGCCATGAGAAGAATGAGAAATTCAACCTGTATTTGAAATCCAGCTTCAACGTCACCAAATGGTTAAATGCAACAGTGGGACTGAACGGTACCTACGGTGTCAATAAAGAAACCGATGGTGATTACAATAATGTATTTTTACAGCCACGGTATACACGCATCAAAGATGAAAATGGCAACCTCGTGTATGCACCATACGTTGACCTTTCAAGTTCCGTCGGCCCCGGATCGGCCATTAACGGCGAGACGGCAGAACAGATTGCTGCAAACCCAAATTTAAAAAGTACCGCCTTTAATGTGCTTGAAGCCTTAGGCGAAGGCATCGAGAGCAGAAAGAATTTGAATCTTCGCGCATTTACGGCTTTGCGGGCCACTATTTACAAAGGACTCTCTTTTCAAACACAGTTTTCCTATGAACTGGGACAAACATCCCGTGAAAGCTTCTACGACGAAGATAGCTACATGATGCGTGTTGCCTCAAATGCAATGGTCAGCTACAATGCGGCGACGGGAGTATACACCAAAAACCTGCCAGCAGGAGGCCGTTACTATCAATTCGAAGCCAAACGGTACAACTATACGTTCCGGAATCAATTTAACTATGATAATACCTTTGGCCAATATGGCCAGCATCAGCTAACCGCCCTGGCCGGCTTTGAGATGCGTCAGTCGCATACACCGCGTCCTATCCAACAATTGCTTGTGGGGTACAATCCCGTCACCTTGACCTCCACCACCATAGACTGGGCCACATTGAGCAAAACCGGTGTATCGAGCTATATCTATGGGGGCAATGTCCGATTGGGCGACTTGAATGGCGGTGCACAGAAAGAAACCTTACATCGCTACACCTCGCTCTATGCCAATGCCGGCTATACCTATAACAACAGATACAACCTAACAGGAAGTATCCGCGTTGATCAGGCCGATCTCTTTGGCGTAGACCCTAAGTTTAAATACCGCCCATTATGGTCTGTCGGAGCAGGGTGGAATGTCAGCAACGAAGACTTTATGAAAAACAGCGCATGGTTAAACTCGCTCAAGCTGCGCGCAACGTACGGTATTACCGGCAATGTGGATCAGGAAAGTTCCAGCTACGGTACCGCCACCTGGAAATCCGATAAGCTTTTCCCCTACCTGCAGTATCTCGAGCAAAAATCGTTGCCCAATCCCATGTTGCGCTGGGAGAAAACAGCAACGACCAACTTCGGTGTAGATATTTCAATTTTAGACAACCGCCTGTCTGCCACTATCGATGCCTATAATCGCTACAGCTCCGATTTGCTGATCAGTGCTATACTCGACCCAACTGTCGGAGCCAATTCACGTGTTATTAACAATGGGGCCTTACGCAACAAAGGAATCGAGTTTAACATCAATGGCGTGTGGCTCAAAAAGAAAGATCTCACAGCAAGCACCCAACTGGTATTCTCCTTCAACGAAAACAAGGTCGAGAAAGTGAATGGATTGACCGCTACCGCGCAATCCTATGTTGGCTCACCTAGCAATTACTTCTTTGAAGGCAACAGCTACAATTCCATTATGGCCTATCGCTATGCCGGCATGGTGAATGGTTATCCTTATTTTCTGGATCAGAACGGCGACTCCAATGTTATTTTTGATGAAAATGGCACCCCTACGAAGATCAATGATATCAATTCACCCGATGCATTGGTCAACTTAGGGACATTGTTTCCAAAATATACAGGATCCATCAATCAGCGTCTGCGCTATAAAGCATTTGATCTTTCGGCCATGTTTGTGTTCTCCGGCGGACATAAATTGCGCAAAGATGCCATTGACTTCGCAAGCGATAAACTGACTAACGCGGTTCTGGTGAACCGCTGGACAGCAGGAGCCATTAACGATTATCCCCGATTGATGGTCGATTATCCAGACAACCTACGGAGTGGCGCGAGCACCTTATCAAAGTTATGGCGCTATAGTGATCAGCAAATCGTCTCGGCAGATTATGTAAAGCTGAGAAACATAGCCGTAGGCTATCAATTACCTAAGCAATTGGCCCATAAAGCCGGAATGCAAAACGTCAGATTAACGGCGCAGGTCAATAATTTATGGACATGGAGCGCCGCCGGCAATGAGATCGATCCAGAGTCCTATTCGCTCAATAGTGGTACACGCACTTTGCCGCTGGCCAAATCATTCCTGATGGGACTTTCACTCACTTTTTAA
- a CDS encoding RagB/SusD family nutrient uptake outer membrane protein → MTLKTIMAAFATLVVFTACDKYLDITPKGSQLVRTTQDYYDLVAYPNRGYPVNNFQYLVDDQYLKESNVIGLTPNINTINFLFQEQEDRVSQLNSSSFYNQCYKYIAQWNMIISLVDESPGDSQLKTLAKAEAKMFRAFDYFHLINVYAKAYDASTAAQDGGVCIMDKYDLEAKPVKSTVQQVYDFIQKDIDDAIPHLQEKPTNPYHPSLAFAYALKAKVHLFKREIAEAQAAAEKAMQLNGQLIDLVQYEKLGGPSKTPIIAENNPEVLSYMYINGYSEMNFGYSYMLSPELTSMFDKEDKRFSLFYTKTNASFLDIGAGASYYNVRYTAFFFPTVGLKTPEIYLMLAECYARQDQYAKAISLLNSLRKTRIEGDKAILPVPTTRKEAMDLVINERRRELPIGYHRFFDLKRLNLEKEYAKTLVRVFPIVNKTVEQKTYTLAPNSRMYIIPFPLDAMKLNPNLRLNTDEAVPF, encoded by the coding sequence ATGACTTTAAAAACTATAATGGCGGCTTTTGCGACTTTGGTCGTCTTTACCGCCTGCGATAAATACCTCGACATTACACCAAAAGGTTCCCAATTGGTGCGTACAACACAAGACTATTACGATCTGGTGGCTTACCCCAATAGAGGCTACCCCGTCAATAATTTTCAGTACCTGGTCGATGACCAATACCTTAAAGAATCTAATGTCATCGGTTTGACGCCGAACATCAATACCATCAACTTTTTGTTTCAGGAACAGGAAGACCGGGTCAGTCAACTCAACTCATCGAGCTTTTACAACCAGTGCTACAAATACATTGCACAGTGGAACATGATTATTTCCCTGGTGGATGAAAGCCCAGGCGATAGCCAATTGAAGACCCTGGCCAAAGCCGAGGCCAAGATGTTTCGAGCTTTCGATTATTTCCACCTCATCAATGTCTACGCCAAGGCCTACGATGCCAGCACGGCAGCGCAGGACGGCGGTGTCTGCATCATGGATAAATATGACCTGGAGGCCAAACCAGTCAAGTCGACAGTACAGCAGGTATACGATTTTATTCAAAAGGATATTGACGACGCTATACCCCATCTGCAGGAAAAACCCACCAATCCCTACCACCCATCGCTGGCCTTTGCTTATGCATTGAAAGCCAAGGTGCATCTTTTCAAAAGGGAGATTGCCGAAGCACAGGCGGCAGCCGAAAAAGCCATGCAGCTAAATGGACAGCTCATTGACCTGGTACAGTATGAAAAATTAGGCGGACCAAGTAAGACACCGATCATCGCCGAAAATAATCCCGAAGTATTGAGCTACATGTATATCAATGGCTACAGCGAAATGAACTTTGGGTACAGCTACATGTTAAGCCCCGAACTGACGAGCATGTTCGATAAAGAAGACAAGCGTTTTAGTTTATTCTATACCAAGACCAATGCCAGCTTCCTGGATATCGGCGCCGGCGCAAGTTACTATAATGTCAGATACACCGCATTTTTCTTCCCTACCGTGGGACTAAAAACACCGGAAATCTACCTGATGCTGGCCGAATGTTACGCCCGTCAAGATCAATATGCCAAAGCCATCAGCCTATTGAATAGCTTACGTAAAACCCGCATTGAAGGCGACAAGGCGATCTTGCCAGTTCCGACGACACGCAAGGAAGCGATGGATCTGGTTATTAACGAGCGCCGTCGCGAGCTGCCGATCGGGTACCACCGTTTCTTTGACCTGAAACGCTTAAATCTCGAAAAAGAATATGCCAAAACACTCGTCCGTGTCTTCCCGATTGTCAATAAGACGGTCGAGCAAAAGACCTATACGCTGGCACCAAACTCCAGAATGTACATCATTCCATTTCCATTGGATGCCATGAAGTTAAACCCAAACTTACGGTTAAATACAGACGAAGCCGTACCGTTTTAA
- a CDS encoding zinc-dependent metalloprotease, translating into MKNKIIFSTLALLLSAGIIQAQQPLEKKADKTASKTDAKTAAKTDTLKTKNDLYEAYSKILNKKRISRSGVFNVIESEKKWYLEIPDSLLNRYFLTVTRLVSAPQGFPMYGGEKLNEQTLYFEKGLGDRIQLRAAIYKQDAPENDAIRTALIQSQEDPILAILDIKGLQEGGNSYLVEVTDLFRKDNAALSFDSRIKSENKLSSLADDRSFITDMKVFPINLEVKTTKTYSSTSGTPAAMLTGSLTFTTNTSMVLLPQVPMKKRIYDDRVGYFANKYVLFTDKDQRSKAFNFIQRYRLEPKAKDLKRYLKGELVEPQQQIVYYIDPATPKKWRPYLIAGINDWNKAFEQAGFKNAIVGKEWPERDTTMSLEDARFSVIRYFASEKANAYGPRISDPRSGEIIEAHVGWYHNVMKLVQQWFMVQVGPLNKAAQKMQLDDEVMGQLIRFVSSHEVGHSLGLRHNMGASSQTPVEKLRDKKWVEKNGHTVSIMDYARFNYVAQPEDGVGLAGIYPRIGSYDKWAIQWGYQYLPQFTSGEDEQLYLSKQVTDSLSANPKLWFGGEGNDEDPRSQREDLGDDAVLASNYGIKNLQRVVSNLVEWTNEPGDDYSNLKDMHKSVRAQFDRYLYHVLKNIGSQQITKKVRGQEGAVYAAVPREKVKAAMQYVNDHVFNPPLWLYPQDVQDLIGKDANKEIVEQHEQMLNMLMSPGMLYNVYMKSFNSTNPYGLNEYLNDMGGAIWTLPAGDPRVAVFKRAQQRFFLEKVNQIINPKVGQGSDIISQAQRSDIQLYVRNYLIALVPEINQLVAKQKDPLNKQHLELMLLEIKRIQNQINKD; encoded by the coding sequence ATGAAAAACAAAATTATCTTTAGTACCCTCGCCCTGCTTTTGTCTGCCGGTATAATCCAAGCGCAGCAACCCTTGGAAAAGAAAGCCGATAAAACGGCTAGTAAGACCGATGCGAAAACAGCGGCTAAAACAGATACCCTGAAAACAAAAAATGACCTCTATGAGGCCTACAGTAAAATTTTAAATAAAAAAAGAATTTCCCGCTCAGGCGTTTTTAATGTTATCGAATCAGAAAAGAAGTGGTACCTGGAAATACCCGATAGTCTGCTCAACCGCTATTTCCTTACCGTAACCCGCCTGGTGTCGGCACCACAGGGATTTCCGATGTATGGTGGCGAAAAGCTGAATGAGCAGACACTTTACTTCGAAAAAGGCCTGGGCGACCGTATACAGCTCCGCGCAGCAATTTATAAGCAGGATGCGCCAGAAAATGATGCCATTCGTACCGCATTGATCCAGTCCCAGGAAGATCCCATTCTTGCTATTTTGGATATCAAAGGACTACAGGAAGGTGGCAACAGTTATTTGGTGGAGGTGACCGATCTATTCCGAAAAGACAATGCCGCCCTTTCTTTCGACAGCAGAATAAAAAGCGAAAATAAACTATCCTCCCTGGCAGACGACCGTTCTTTCATTACCGATATGAAGGTATTCCCGATCAATCTGGAAGTAAAGACCACCAAAACCTACAGTTCCACATCAGGTACGCCAGCAGCCATGTTAACAGGTTCATTGACCTTTACCACCAACACGTCCATGGTGCTGCTGCCACAAGTACCAATGAAAAAAAGGATTTACGATGACCGCGTAGGGTATTTTGCCAACAAGTATGTCCTCTTCACCGATAAAGACCAACGCTCAAAAGCCTTTAATTTTATACAGCGCTACCGTCTCGAGCCCAAAGCGAAAGATCTAAAACGCTATTTAAAAGGCGAACTGGTCGAGCCTCAACAGCAGATCGTCTATTATATCGATCCGGCGACCCCCAAAAAATGGCGTCCCTATCTCATCGCAGGTATCAATGATTGGAATAAGGCATTTGAACAAGCCGGCTTCAAAAACGCCATTGTAGGCAAAGAATGGCCCGAGCGAGATACCACCATGAGCCTCGAAGACGCACGGTTCTCTGTGATCCGGTATTTTGCTTCCGAAAAGGCGAATGCCTATGGGCCACGCATATCCGATCCGAGAAGTGGCGAGATTATCGAAGCCCATGTAGGCTGGTATCATAATGTCATGAAACTCGTTCAGCAATGGTTTATGGTGCAAGTGGGCCCATTGAACAAAGCTGCACAAAAAATGCAGTTGGATGACGAAGTGATGGGGCAGCTGATCCGCTTTGTGTCGTCGCACGAAGTAGGGCACAGTTTGGGCCTCCGTCACAATATGGGAGCAAGCAGCCAAACGCCAGTAGAAAAATTGCGCGACAAAAAGTGGGTCGAAAAGAATGGGCATACCGTATCCATTATGGATTATGCGCGCTTCAATTATGTGGCGCAGCCCGAAGACGGTGTTGGCCTGGCAGGCATCTATCCACGCATCGGCAGCTACGATAAATGGGCCATCCAATGGGGATACCAATACCTCCCACAATTTACGAGCGGTGAAGACGAGCAACTCTACCTCAGCAAACAAGTAACAGACAGCCTCAGCGCCAACCCCAAGCTATGGTTCGGCGGTGAAGGGAACGATGAGGATCCGCGGTCACAACGGGAAGATCTTGGCGATGATGCCGTATTGGCAAGCAACTATGGAATCAAAAATCTACAAAGAGTGGTTTCCAATTTGGTCGAATGGACGAATGAACCCGGCGATGATTACAGCAACCTAAAGGATATGCACAAATCGGTGCGCGCACAGTTTGACCGTTATCTTTACCATGTCCTCAAAAACATCGGTAGTCAGCAAATAACCAAGAAAGTACGCGGCCAGGAGGGAGCCGTTTATGCAGCAGTTCCGAGAGAGAAAGTCAAAGCAGCCATGCAGTATGTGAATGACCATGTATTCAACCCACCCCTATGGTTATATCCGCAGGACGTCCAGGATTTGATCGGCAAAGATGCCAACAAGGAAATCGTCGAGCAGCACGAACAGATGCTGAACATGTTGATGAGTCCAGGCATGCTCTACAATGTGTACATGAAGTCCTTCAACAGTACAAATCCCTATGGCCTCAACGAATATTTAAACGATATGGGCGGAGCTATCTGGACCTTACCTGCTGGAGATCCCCGGGTTGCCGTCTTTAAACGTGCACAACAACGCTTCTTTCTCGAAAAAGTCAATCAGATCATCAATCCCAAAGTTGGACAGGGATCCGATATCATTTCACAGGCACAGCGCAGTGATATCCAATTGTATGTACGGAATTACCTGATCGCTCTAGTGCCCGAAATTAATCAGCTTGTCGCAAAACAAAAAGATCCTTTAAATAAGCAACACCTCGAGCTGATGCTGCTCGAAATAAAACGCATTCAAAATCAAATTAATAAAGATTAA
- a CDS encoding DUF3347 domain-containing protein yields MKNKLKGIYITCLISLLMISCQSSHGQDVAQAQRDRLFKNYMEVKKDIQDENFDSGKAHAVQLEKEVQNFRLKGLQLDDMMRLKKVSQTMKADAASLKAAQDLTAMKASFSAVTQSLFTIMETMKCTDDALYLQYCPMEKGYWLSYDKAIENPYAASMRKCGELVKGMAKADYPEPVACH; encoded by the coding sequence ATGAAAAATAAACTAAAAGGAATTTACATCACCTGCTTGATCAGTCTTCTCATGATTTCCTGTCAATCAAGCCACGGACAAGATGTCGCACAGGCACAACGTGACCGATTATTTAAAAACTACATGGAGGTAAAAAAGGACATCCAGGATGAAAACTTTGACAGCGGCAAAGCACATGCCGTTCAGTTGGAAAAAGAAGTTCAGAACTTTCGGCTGAAAGGATTGCAGCTCGACGACATGATGCGTCTCAAGAAGGTAAGTCAAACCATGAAGGCCGATGCTGCCAGCCTCAAAGCCGCACAAGATCTAACGGCCATGAAAGCGTCTTTTTCTGCAGTCACACAATCCCTATTTACCATTATGGAGACCATGAAATGTACAGATGATGCCCTCTACCTACAGTACTGCCCCATGGAAAAAGGCTATTGGTTAAGTTACGACAAGGCAATAGAAAATCCGTACGCAGCGTCAATGCGCAAGTGTGGTGAGCTGGTGAAAGGAATGGCGAAAGCCGATTACCCCGAGCCAGTGGCCTGCCATTAA